One Ahaetulla prasina isolate Xishuangbanna chromosome 1, ASM2864084v1, whole genome shotgun sequence DNA window includes the following coding sequences:
- the PLPP2 gene encoding phospholipid phosphatase 2 produces MERTKLFVALDVLCLVVASLPFAILTLVNSPYKRSFYCEDTSIRYPYKPDTITVEPVGGLTINCVVNVISVGEAYLVYKKRLYSHSQFNNYLAALYKVVGTFLFGSAVSQSLTDLAKYTIGRLRPNFLAVCQPDWTKVNCSFYVQVEDVCQGNSRNITESRLSFYSGHSSFAMYCMMFLALYIQARLVGRWARLLRPTIQFFLLCFAIYVGYSRVSDYKHHWSDVLVGLLQGALIAILTVRYISDFFKERSESPCAEQDLGRKASIPLPLSESECNHCNYRVPV; encoded by the exons CCTCACTTCCTTTCGCCATCCTGACCTTGGTGAATTCTCCCTACAAACGGAGTTTCTATTGTGAGGATACTTCCATCCGTTATCCGTACAAACCGgacaccattactgtggaaccggtgggcgg attgaccatcaattgtgttgtaaatgtt atTTCCGTCGGCGAGGCTTACCTGGTCTACAAGAAACGCTTGTACTCCCATTCCCAGTTTAACAATTACCTGGCCGCCCTCTACAAAGTCGTCGGGACCTTCCTGTTCGGTAGCGCCGTCAGCCAGTCGCTGACCGACTTGGCCAAGTACACGATCGGCCGTCTGCGGCCCAATTTCCTGGCGGTCTGTCAGCCAGACTGGACGAAAGTAAATTGCTCGTTTTACGTCCAGGTGGAAGACGTGTGCCAGGGCAATTCCAGAAACATCACGGAATCCAG ATTATCGTTCTATTCTGGGCATTCTTCCTTTGCGATGTACTGCATGATGTTTTTAGCG CTCTACATTCAGGCCCGGCTGGTTGGCAGATGGGCTCGGCTGCTGCGCCCGACTATCCAGTTCTTTCTCCTCTGCTTCGCCATCTACGTGGGCTACAGCCGAGTGTCGGACTACAAGCACCATTGGAGCGATgtgctagttggcctcctgcaaggAGCACTCATTGCTATCCTTACG GTCCGTTACATCTCGGATTTCTTCAAAGAGAGGTCCGAGTCACCGTGTGCCGAACAGGACCTTGGGCGTAAAGCCAGCATCCCCCTGCCGCTAAGCGAGTCGGAGTGTAACCACTGCAACTATCGGGTCCCTGTGTGA